The following proteins come from a genomic window of Aequorivita marisscotiae:
- the hemC gene encoding hydroxymethylbilane synthase, with protein MKKTIRIGTRDSELALWQANTVKSKLENLGYTTELVPVKSTGDLVLDKPLYEMGITGIFTKTLDVAMIKGKVDIAVHSMKDVPTQLPYGIVQTAVLERASSDDILVTTTKIDFEKPCTIATGSLRRQAQWLNRYPHHKVVDIRGNVNTRLQKLKDSDWQGAIFAKAGLERLGFANGDAIKSPSFTGAGEALHWMLPAPAQGAMVVVALENDKFCTEATSKLNDIRAQICTHIEREFLRTLEGGCTAPIGAFAEIIGDEVLFKGCLFSLNGKNKLEIEKTVKITNYQEFGKKCALHILNNGGTELMAQIKKQINK; from the coding sequence GTAAAGTCTAAACTCGAAAATTTAGGTTACACCACTGAGCTTGTTCCCGTAAAATCTACAGGTGATCTTGTTTTAGACAAACCACTTTACGAAATGGGAATCACCGGTATTTTTACAAAAACCTTGGATGTTGCCATGATAAAGGGCAAAGTAGATATTGCCGTACACAGTATGAAAGACGTGCCAACGCAATTGCCATACGGTATCGTGCAAACAGCTGTTTTAGAGCGCGCTTCTTCAGACGATATTTTAGTAACTACAACCAAAATAGATTTTGAAAAACCGTGCACTATCGCAACGGGAAGCCTCCGCCGACAGGCACAATGGCTTAATCGGTACCCACACCACAAAGTTGTAGATATTCGCGGCAATGTTAATACTCGACTTCAAAAATTAAAGGATAGCGATTGGCAAGGTGCGATCTTCGCAAAAGCAGGATTGGAAAGATTGGGTTTTGCCAATGGCGATGCCATTAAAAGTCCGTCCTTTACTGGGGCTGGCGAAGCCTTACACTGGATGCTTCCTGCACCGGCACAGGGTGCAATGGTTGTGGTGGCTTTGGAAAATGATAAATTTTGTACGGAAGCCACGTCAAAATTAAATGATATTCGAGCACAGATTTGTACGCATATTGAACGCGAATTTTTAAGAACTTTAGAAGGCGGCTGCACGGCTCCGATAGGAGCATTTGCCGAAATTATTGGCGATGAAGTGCTTTTTAAAGGTTGCTTATTTTCTTTAAATGGTAAAAATAAACTCGAAATTGAAAAAACCGTTAAAATAACTAATTACCAAGAATTTGGAAAAAAATGTGCTTTGCATATCCTAAATAACGGCGGTACCGAATTAATGGCGCAGATTAAAAAGCAGATCAATAAGTAA
- a CDS encoding uroporphyrinogen-III synthase: MKSVLSTKKLSLSQRELLLNASVSLVEYNAIKIQFEVFEIPPKIKNAIFTSQNGVHSFFENNRSSEIKNCFCVGEKTKLLLEKNGLKVIKMTEYAADLASYLVENHKDDTFHFFCGNIRSEEIPSKLKENNVSFQEIVAYKTTLNPIKINRQFNAVLFFSPSGVRSFFLENKLTNGTAVCIGTTTASEAREYTENVVISNTTTVESVIAKAAKLLIT, translated from the coding sequence ATGAAAAGCGTTCTTTCAACTAAAAAATTGAGTCTTTCTCAAAGAGAGTTGTTGCTGAATGCATCTGTTTCGTTGGTTGAATATAACGCGATAAAAATTCAATTTGAAGTTTTTGAAATTCCCCCGAAAATTAAAAACGCAATATTTACAAGTCAGAACGGGGTTCATTCCTTTTTTGAGAACAATCGGTCGAGCGAAATTAAAAATTGTTTTTGCGTTGGTGAAAAAACAAAATTACTTCTCGAAAAAAACGGTTTAAAGGTGATTAAAATGACTGAATATGCTGCAGATTTGGCTTCATATTTAGTTGAAAATCATAAAGACGATACCTTTCATTTTTTCTGCGGAAATATTCGAAGTGAAGAAATTCCCTCGAAATTAAAAGAAAATAACGTTTCATTTCAAGAAATAGTGGCTTATAAAACCACGCTAAATCCTATAAAAATTAACAGACAATTTAACGCCGTGCTTTTTTTTAGTCCCAGTGGCGTCCGAAGCTTTTTTTTAGAAAATAAACTCACTAACGGAACGGCGGTTTGTATAGGAACAACAACTGCTTCCGAAGCAAGAGAATATACCGAAAATGTGGTAATTTCAAATACCACGACTGTTGAAAGTGTTATTGCTAAGGCAGCAAAATTATTAATAACGTAA
- the hemE gene encoding uroporphyrinogen decarboxylase, whose product MIKNDLFLKALRGETVERPPVWMMRQAGRYLPEFQEIKAKYDFFTRCQTPELASEITVQPIRRYGMDAAILFSDILVIPQAMNIHVEMKPGIGPWVPEPIRSQKDLERVIVPDINETLGYVMDAIKMTKEKLNDEVPLIGFAGSPWTILCYCVQGQGSKNFDKAKEFCFTQPVAAHELLQKITDTTILYLKEKVKAGVNAVQVFDSWGGMLSPTDYQEFSWQYMQQIIDALKDETPVIAFGKGCWFALDTMAKSGASALGVDWTCSPRNARYLTGGNITLQGNFDPTRLFSPPSEIKKMVKQMIDEFGKDRYIVNLGHGILPNIPLENAGAFIEAVKEYKQE is encoded by the coding sequence ATGATTAAAAACGATTTATTTTTAAAAGCCCTCCGCGGCGAAACCGTGGAAAGACCACCCGTTTGGATGATGCGCCAAGCTGGAAGATACCTGCCCGAATTTCAGGAAATAAAAGCGAAATACGATTTTTTCACTCGCTGCCAAACTCCCGAGCTTGCCAGTGAAATTACCGTACAACCCATCCGCAGATACGGCATGGACGCCGCCATTTTGTTTAGCGATATTTTGGTAATTCCACAAGCCATGAACATTCATGTAGAAATGAAACCCGGAATTGGACCGTGGGTGCCAGAGCCTATCCGTTCGCAAAAGGATTTGGAACGCGTTATTGTTCCAGATATTAACGAAACGCTTGGCTACGTGATGGATGCCATAAAAATGACGAAGGAAAAACTAAACGATGAGGTTCCGTTAATTGGATTTGCTGGGAGTCCGTGGACAATTTTGTGTTATTGCGTGCAAGGGCAAGGCAGTAAAAATTTTGACAAAGCGAAGGAATTTTGTTTTACGCAGCCAGTTGCGGCACACGAATTACTTCAGAAAATTACCGATACAACAATTTTATACCTAAAAGAAAAAGTAAAGGCTGGGGTAAACGCGGTGCAGGTTTTTGACAGTTGGGGAGGCATGCTTTCGCCAACCGATTATCAGGAATTTAGCTGGCAATATATGCAGCAAATAATAGATGCTTTAAAGGATGAAACTCCAGTTATCGCCTTCGGAAAAGGTTGCTGGTTTGCTTTGGATACCATGGCGAAAAGCGGCGCTTCGGCTTTAGGAGTAGATTGGACGTGTTCGCCAAGAAACGCTCGATATTTAACCGGTGGAAATATTACATTACAAGGAAATTTTGATCCAACACGCCTTTTTAGTCCGCCATCGGAAATAAAAAAGATGGTAAAACAAATGATTGATGAATTTGGAAAAGACCGTTACATCGTAAATCTAGGCCACGGAATTCTGCCAAATATTCCACTGGAAAACGCGGGTGCTTTTATTGAAGCTGTAAAGGAATACAAACAAGAATAA
- a CDS encoding DUF6973 domain-containing protein, with the protein MFLKNPLYAFPTIFATKRCMNIAYKEYGSRHHLSNKANAFRHALWVTLIIKKCLKWRNNEEMAKAWAKEFTDWHEKFSPNKALAKAMDLHNNRVGILYFESIKNKNEAEIVSFLKQKASEAIKISTVKNLEQLENNLVYIE; encoded by the coding sequence ATGTTTTTAAAAAATCCGCTTTACGCATTTCCTACTATTTTTGCTACAAAGCGTTGTATGAATATTGCCTATAAAGAATACGGAAGCAGGCATCATTTAAGCAACAAAGCTAATGCATTTCGGCATGCACTATGGGTAACTTTAATTATTAAAAAATGTTTAAAGTGGCGCAATAATGAAGAGATGGCAAAAGCATGGGCAAAGGAATTTACAGATTGGCATGAAAAATTTTCGCCTAACAAGGCTTTGGCAAAAGCAATGGATTTGCATAATAATCGCGTTGGAATTCTTTATTTTGAATCAATAAAAAATAAAAACGAAGCGGAAATCGTTTCATTCTTGAAACAAAAGGCTTCGGAAGCAATAAAGATTTCAACTGTTAAAAATTTAGAACAACTTGAGAATAATTTAGTTTATATAGAATGA
- a CDS encoding EI24 domain-containing protein — MIKNILNAIKAYAGTFKLIGQLGLWKYFGVPMAISFLTAVAIGFLAWGLSDNLGAFISKIWFWEWGAETFRTISDFIGALIIIALGLILYRHIVMALSAPFMSPVSEKIEKHLFGENHSHRNTSNLGQLWRGIRINVRNLLMELLFTIPIILIGFIPVIGIISSVLLFLVQSYYAGFGNMDYTLERHYKYSESIQFVSRNKGLAIGNGMVFMLMLLIPVVGIILVLPLSVTAASTETLKVLESTKQIGFNGDLDRN; from the coding sequence ATGATCAAAAACATTTTAAATGCAATAAAAGCATACGCAGGCACTTTCAAGCTTATTGGGCAACTTGGGCTTTGGAAGTATTTCGGCGTACCTATGGCCATTAGCTTTTTAACCGCGGTTGCAATTGGTTTTTTAGCTTGGGGTTTGAGTGACAATTTGGGAGCTTTTATTTCGAAAATTTGGTTTTGGGAATGGGGCGCTGAAACTTTTAGAACCATCAGTGATTTTATTGGAGCTTTAATAATAATTGCTTTAGGTTTAATTCTTTACCGGCATATTGTAATGGCCTTGAGCGCACCCTTTATGAGTCCCGTTTCAGAAAAGATTGAAAAACATCTTTTTGGCGAAAACCATTCGCACCGTAATACCTCAAATCTGGGTCAGCTTTGGCGGGGCATACGTATAAACGTTCGCAATTTATTAATGGAATTATTGTTCACTATTCCAATTATTTTGATAGGTTTTATACCTGTAATCGGGATAATTTCTTCAGTACTTTTGTTTTTAGTACAGAGCTATTACGCAGGTTTTGGAAATATGGATTACACTTTGGAACGGCACTATAAATATTCCGAAAGCATCCAGTTTGTGAGTAGGAACAAAGGTTTGGCAATTGGCAATGGCATGGTTTTTATGCTGATGCTTTTAATTCCAGTTGTGGGAATAATTTTAGTTTTACCACTTTCGGTAACTGCCGCGAGTACGGAGACTCTAAAAGTTTTGGAATCAACGAAGCAAATTGGCTTTAACGGAGATTTGGATAGGAATTAA
- the hemF gene encoding oxygen-dependent coproporphyrinogen oxidase, whose translation MKEKFVAYIKNLQNEITSALEAIDGKAKFKEDIWKRTEGGGGQTRVIENGNVFEKGGVNISEVHGKLPESMQAYFGVKDADFFACGLSLVLHPKSPMVPTVHANWRYFEMYDATGNIVDSWFGGGQDLTPYYLFEEDAIHFHQVCKTACNKHNPAFYETYKKRCDDYFWNAHRDEARGIGGLFFDYLKKTDEMEMQDWYNFVTEIGDSFLECYIPIVEKRKSLSFSEENRNWQEIRRGRYVEFNLVHDKGTLFGLKTNGRIESILMSLPPHVQWKYDYHPEAGSEEYKLVEVLKNPKDWV comes from the coding sequence ATGAAAGAAAAATTTGTAGCATATATAAAAAATTTGCAAAACGAAATCACTTCCGCTTTGGAAGCAATTGACGGAAAAGCAAAATTTAAAGAAGATATTTGGAAACGCACTGAAGGTGGAGGCGGACAAACGCGCGTGATTGAAAACGGAAATGTTTTCGAAAAAGGCGGTGTGAACATTAGTGAAGTGCACGGAAAATTGCCCGAAAGTATGCAGGCTTATTTTGGTGTAAAAGATGCCGATTTCTTTGCCTGTGGATTGAGTTTGGTACTTCACCCAAAAAGCCCGATGGTGCCTACGGTTCACGCCAATTGGCGTTATTTTGAAATGTATGATGCCACAGGAAACATTGTAGATAGTTGGTTTGGCGGTGGGCAGGATTTAACGCCCTACTATTTGTTTGAAGAAGATGCCATCCATTTTCATCAAGTTTGCAAAACTGCTTGCAACAAACACAATCCAGCTTTTTACGAAACCTATAAAAAACGTTGCGATGATTATTTTTGGAATGCACATCGTGATGAAGCGAGAGGAATTGGCGGACTTTTCTTCGATTATTTAAAGAAAACAGATGAAATGGAGATGCAAGATTGGTATAATTTTGTAACCGAAATTGGTGATAGTTTTTTGGAATGCTATATTCCAATTGTTGAGAAAAGAAAAAGTCTATCTTTTTCCGAAGAAAATAGAAACTGGCAAGAAATACGCCGTGGTCGTTATGTTGAATTCAATTTGGTTCACGATAAAGGAACGCTTTTCGGACTAAAAACTAACGGACGGATCGAAAGCATTTTGATGAGTTTACCACCACATGTGCAGTGGAAATATGATTATCATCCAGAAGCTGGAAGTGAAGAATACAAACTTGTGGAGGTTTTAAAAAATCCGAAAGATTGGGTATAA
- the hemB gene encoding porphobilinogen synthase, which translates to MYPLRRNRRLRTNESMRNLVRETIISPNDFIAPLFVVEGKGVKEEIASMPNYYRLSLDLLQKEVKELRKLGIKSVLLFVKVDDKLKDNSGKEALNPDGLMQRAIKTVKDAVPEMIVMTDVAMDPFSSFGHDGIISEGKIINDDTNAVLAEMALSHAKAGADVVAPSDMMDGRIFEIRTLLEDEGFCDTAIMAYSAKYASAFYGPFRDALDSAPVDVKDIPKDKKTYQMDFGNREEAIRETLMDIDEGADIVMVKPGLCYLDIVREIKNAVHVPVAVYQVSGEYAMLKAAAEKGWLNHDAVMLEQVTAIKRAGASMIASYFAKDVVKLIN; encoded by the coding sequence ATGTATCCATTACGAAGAAACCGAAGATTGCGAACCAATGAAAGCATGAGAAACTTGGTTCGGGAAACAATTATAAGCCCTAACGATTTTATAGCTCCACTTTTTGTGGTGGAAGGAAAAGGCGTGAAAGAGGAAATTGCCTCCATGCCAAATTATTACAGATTGAGCTTGGATTTGCTTCAAAAGGAAGTGAAAGAACTGCGGAAACTCGGCATTAAATCTGTTTTGCTTTTTGTAAAAGTTGACGACAAATTGAAAGACAATAGTGGGAAAGAAGCTTTAAATCCCGACGGATTAATGCAACGCGCTATAAAAACGGTTAAAGATGCTGTGCCTGAAATGATAGTAATGACCGATGTGGCGATGGATCCTTTTTCAAGTTTTGGCCATGACGGGATAATTTCCGAAGGAAAAATAATTAACGACGATACCAATGCGGTTTTAGCCGAAATGGCTTTAAGCCACGCCAAAGCTGGTGCAGATGTTGTTGCGCCGAGCGATATGATGGACGGTCGTATTTTCGAAATTAGAACACTGCTGGAAGATGAAGGCTTTTGCGATACCGCAATTATGGCATACAGCGCTAAATATGCTTCTGCCTTTTACGGGCCGTTCCGCGATGCTTTGGATTCTGCTCCCGTTGATGTCAAGGATATTCCGAAAGATAAAAAAACCTATCAAATGGATTTTGGCAATCGCGAAGAAGCCATTAGAGAAACTTTGATGGATATTGACGAGGGCGCCGATATTGTAATGGTGAAACCTGGCCTTTGCTATTTAGATATAGTTCGCGAAATAAAAAATGCGGTACATGTTCCCGTTGCCGTATATCAAGTTAGTGGTGAGTATGCAATGCTAAAAGCTGCAGCTGAAAAAGGCTGGCTTAACCACGATGCAGTTATGCTGGAGCAAGTTACGGCCATAAAAAGAGCCGGCGCTTCTATGATTGCCAGCTATTTTGCGAAAGATGTAGTGAAGCTTATTAATTAG